A genome region from Microplitis demolitor isolate Queensland-Clemson2020A chromosome 1, iyMicDemo2.1a, whole genome shotgun sequence includes the following:
- the LOC128668175 gene encoding uncharacterized protein DDB_G0271670 encodes SSSSSSSSSSSSSSSSSSSSSSSSSSSSSSSSSSSSSSSSSSSSSSSSSSSSSSSSSSSSSSSSSSSSSSSSSSSSSSSSSSSSSSSSSSSSSSSSSSSSSSSSSSSSSSSSSSSSSSSSSSSSSSSSSSSSSSSSSSSSSSSSSSSSSSSSSSSSSSSSSSSSSSSSSSSSSSSSSSSSSSSSSSSSSSSSSSSSSSSSSSSSSSSSSSSSSSSSSSSSSSSSSSSSSSS; translated from the coding sequence agtagtagtagtagtagtagtagtagtagtagtagtagtagtagtagtagtagtagtagtagtagtagtagtagtagtagtagtagtagtagtagtagtagtagtagtagtagtagtagtagtagtagtagtagtagtagtagtagtagtagtagtagtagtagtagtagtagtagtagtagtagtagtagtagtagtagtagtagtagtagtagtagtagtagtagtagtagtagtagtagtagtagtagtagtagtagtagtagtagtagtagtagtagtagtagtagtagtagtagtagtagtagtagtagtagtagtagtagtagtagtagtagtagtagtagtagtagtagtagtagtagtagtagtagtagtagtagtagtagtagtagtagtagtagtagtagtagtagtagtagtagtagtagtagtagtagtagtagtagtagtagtagtagtagtagtagtagtagtagtagtagtagtagtagtagtagtagtagtagtagtagtagtagtagtagtagtagtagtagtagtagtagtagtagtagtagtagtagtagtagtagtagtagtagtagtagtagtagtagtagtagtagtagtagtagtagtagtagtagtagtagtagtagtagtagtagtagtagtagtagtagtagtagtagtagtagtagtagtagtagt